Genomic segment of Oceanimonas sp. GK1:
TGCCTTCCAGGCAAAACTTCGCCTTCAGGCTGCCGGGGGTGTAATACACGCCGGCGTGGATCACGCCGCTGTTGTGGCCGGTCTGATGCCGGGCCGGGCCGCTTTCCTTTTCCAGCAGCAGCATTTTGCTGTCGGGATAGGTCTTTTTCAGTTGCCAGGCGGTAGACATGCCGACGATGCCGCCGCCGATAATGATGAAGTCAAACACTGTGCTGCTCACTCGTAGGTAAAGAAGGCAAACGCCGGGGTAAGCCCCGGCGGTCCTGTTTATGGTTGAATATCAAGGCGCCGGCGGCACCTTGTCAATGCCGTTAGCCCTGGCTGGGGGTTTTCAGGGTCTTGGCATGGGTAAAGTAACCGCGCTGACGCATCAGCTCCCGGCGCAGACCGTCGTGGGCGATGAACTTGTCGCGACCGTGCAGCCAGAAGTGGTTGTTGATCAGCAGGAAAGAGCCGGTGGGGACCCGTACCGACAGCTGCTTGGTGCTGGTCTCAATGGCATCGGACAGGTCTGCCAGCCACACACCTTCTTCGTAGTTCTTGGGCTGCACGAACTGGTCGATGTAGGACATGATGGGCTTGCCGCTGCGATCGGTATCGAACACGGCGTGATACACGTCCTTGGTGGTGTTCTTGCTGGGCGGCGCGGCCCAGCGCATCACCCGGCGGGCCATGGGATCGGCGTAGAAGCGATCCAGGTGCTCCCAGTCGTCCAGGTGCAGCAGCAGGGAGTTGCCGCCTTCCATGTTTTGCTCGTCAATTTTCAGCATCAGCACATAGTCGGTGTCCTGCTCAACGAAGGTGCCGTCGTTGTGCAGCTCCATCACCCGGTGGGCCTGGCGCAGGTAGCTGTCGGAGTTGTCCTGGTTCTGCACCACAAAGCGGGCGTAATACTGGCCGCTCATGGCGTCGAAGTTGGAGCGGCCAAACAGGTGGGCCACGGCGGTGGTGAACTTGACCATGTCTTCCGCCTGCTCCACCTGGTTCAGGCCTTCCGGGGTTATCAGCAGGGCGCCGGTGTTGCGGTCGACCAGGGTGTTGATCAGCAGCGGCTGCAGCGCCTGACCGCACAGATCGTTGAGGACCTGGGCCACGCGAAAACGCAGGAAGGACTTGTATTCCAGCGCCTGTATCGGCCATTCGGCGGTGGCCTTAAGGAAGGCGTTGACGGTGTTTTCGTCAAAGCGCAGTTCCAGCAGACGGTCGGACTGGGCGGCCGGTGCCAGGCTGAATCCCTGGTACTGGTGGTGGGCGAAATCGGCGGTGGCGATGTTGGACATAGGGGGCTTCCTTGTAATGACACTGTGTTGATGAACGCGACCAATGTCGCTGTATTTATAAAATGTCGACATTTTGTATTTATGTCAATTGTTCGTGGTGATTTTATGATCTCTGTTGCAATTTCGTTATAATGCGGCCCATTCACCCTGAGCGAGAGTCCACCATGAACCACCCCGAGCCCCCGCGGGAAAACCTGGCCCGTACCGCCTACCAGCAACTGAAACAGGACATCATTGAAAGTCACTTCGGCCCCGGCGAAAAGCTGCTGATGAGCGGCCTGAAAAGCCGCTATGGCCTGGGCGTCAGCCCGCTGCGGGAAGCGCTGTCGCAGCTGGTGTCGGAGCGGCTGGTGACTGCCGAGAGCCAGCGCGGGTTTCGCGTCAGCCCCATGTCGGTGGCGGAGCTGGAAGACATCTACGATGCTCGGGCTCAGCTGGAAGGCCTGATTGTGGAGCTGGCCATGGCCCGGGGAGACGATTTGTGGGAGGCGGGGGTGGTGGCGGCCCATCATGCCCTGGCCAAGGTGACCCACCTGGATTCGGTAGAAGATCAGCTGAATCAGTGGGATACCCGCCATCAGGCGTTTCACCAGGCGGTGGCCGCCGGCTGCAACTCGCCCCAGTTGCTGGTGGTGCGCCGAACCCTGATGGATCAGGCCGCTCGTTACCGGCATTTATGGCTCAAGCGCACCGTGTTCAGTGAGCAGGCCCTGGCCCACAAGCAGCAGGAGCACCAGGGGCTGCTGGACGTCATTCTCGCTCGTGATCCCCGGGCGGCGGCCATGATGCGCGAGCACCTGCAAAGTCCGGTGCCCATCATCACCCGCGTGCTGGCGGAGCAGGGCATGGGCTGAGTGAGCACCCAGTTCCGCGTCAGTCTGCATTCACCGGGCAGTCCATTGGCACCTGTCAGTCATAAGCTCCGTTATGGCTGGCTGTGCTCGATCTCATGTTTCACGTAATGCGTGAATGGCAGTATTTATTACTTTTTTAAAAGAAGGGCTTGCCTCTGAAAGTTCAGACGTGCAAATATTCAGCCATATAGACGTCCGGGCCTCTTTAGTGCCAAAGAGAGATTCCCACTCACATGTGTTACTCTGAGCCCCACAACGTCATCGAGTCCATTGCCCGCCAGGATGCGGATGTGATCACCATTGAGACCTCAC
This window contains:
- the glaH gene encoding glutarate dioxygenase GlaH, with the translated sequence MSNIATADFAHHQYQGFSLAPAAQSDRLLELRFDENTVNAFLKATAEWPIQALEYKSFLRFRVAQVLNDLCGQALQPLLINTLVDRNTGALLITPEGLNQVEQAEDMVKFTTAVAHLFGRSNFDAMSGQYYARFVVQNQDNSDSYLRQAHRVMELHNDGTFVEQDTDYVLMLKIDEQNMEGGNSLLLHLDDWEHLDRFYADPMARRVMRWAAPPSKNTTKDVYHAVFDTDRSGKPIMSYIDQFVQPKNYEEGVWLADLSDAIETSTKQLSVRVPTGSFLLINNHFWLHGRDKFIAHDGLRRELMRQRGYFTHAKTLKTPSQG
- the csiR gene encoding DNA-binding transcriptional regulator CsiR; translation: MNHPEPPRENLARTAYQQLKQDIIESHFGPGEKLLMSGLKSRYGLGVSPLREALSQLVSERLVTAESQRGFRVSPMSVAELEDIYDARAQLEGLIVELAMARGDDLWEAGVVAAHHALAKVTHLDSVEDQLNQWDTRHQAFHQAVAAGCNSPQLLVVRRTLMDQAARYRHLWLKRTVFSEQALAHKQQEHQGLLDVILARDPRAAAMMREHLQSPVPIITRVLAEQGMG